A window from Nitrospirota bacterium encodes these proteins:
- a CDS encoding MOSC domain-containing protein, translated as MCNMIVEFLNVGLPRKEHFPDTVVVTGICKEPVTGPLRLGKTGFAGVDGVGDGKHHGGPDKAVCVYSMDHYPYWENVLGSKLAPAAFGENLTVSNLNEDAVCIGDLFRLGTALVRISQPRQPCGTLAARYGRSELVKLVVASGRTGFYFSVTVEGVVTRGDKLVLEQRDPRGVSISFANHIFHHDKNNCEGIDRVLAVPTLSESWRRSFIEMREKCASGP; from the coding sequence ATGTGCAACATGATAGTCGAATTCCTGAACGTAGGACTTCCCCGAAAAGAGCATTTCCCGGACACAGTGGTCGTCACTGGCATCTGTAAGGAGCCTGTGACAGGGCCGCTCCGGCTCGGGAAAACAGGTTTTGCGGGTGTGGACGGTGTGGGCGATGGAAAGCATCACGGTGGTCCGGACAAGGCCGTCTGCGTGTACAGCATGGACCATTACCCCTACTGGGAAAACGTCCTGGGGTCCAAGCTGGCCCCCGCGGCCTTCGGTGAAAATCTCACCGTCTCGAACCTGAACGAGGACGCCGTGTGTATCGGCGATCTCTTCCGGCTGGGTACCGCCTTGGTGCGGATAAGCCAGCCGCGCCAGCCGTGCGGCACGCTTGCCGCGCGCTACGGGCGGAGCGAGCTGGTCAAACTTGTCGTCGCCTCCGGCCGCACGGGTTTCTATTTCAGCGTCACGGTGGAAGGCGTCGTCACGCGGGGGGACAAACTGGTCCTTGAACAACGGGATCCCCGGGGTGTCAGTATATCTTTCGCCAATCATATATTCCACCATGATAAAAATAATTGTGAGGGTATTGATCGCGTCCTTGCCGTACCCACTCTTTCCGAGTCCTGGAGACGGTCGTTTATCGAAATGAGAGAAAAGTGCGCTTCCGGACCGTAA